A genomic stretch from Aedes albopictus strain Foshan chromosome 2, AalbF5, whole genome shotgun sequence includes:
- the LOC134287350 gene encoding pygopus homolog 2-like has translation MENKTECRKCHRDISDCEARVVCRGDCAGMFHSKCVGLEKEILDAIAESENVVWMCEPCVDWFRAFREVVIKMLHVQQSNGQAQSK, from the exons ATGGAGAATAAAACAGAGTGCAGAAAATGCCACCGCGATATCAGTGATTGCGAAGCTCGTGTCGTTTGCCGAGGGGATTGTGCCGGTATGTTCCATTCTAAATGCGTCGGTTTGGAAAAAGAAATTCTGGACGCAATCGCGGAATCGGAAAACGTTGTCTGGATGTGCGAGCCATGCGTCGATTGGTTCCGAGCGTTCCGAGAGGTG GTAATAAAAATGTTGCACGTACAGCAAAGCAACGGCCAGGCGCAATCCAAATAA